One Salvia splendens isolate huo1 chromosome 12, SspV2, whole genome shotgun sequence genomic window carries:
- the LOC121758710 gene encoding inositol-tetrakisphosphate 1-kinase 3-like, whose amino-acid sequence MGGEVAYLTVGEKEGCDEGKIAAAERKYSAPSVGGGGLAPPPKKVVVVGYALTSKKVKSFLQPKFERLARNKGILFVAIDQSKPLSEQGPFDIVLHKLSGKEWRRVLEDYWNEHPEVTVLDPPRAIQQVHNRQSMLQDVADLNLSDRYGKVGVPKQLVIKKDPSSIPGAVSKAGLRLPIVAKPLVAKSHELSLAYDEFSLQKLEPPLVLQEFINHGGVLFKVYIVGEAIKVVRRYSLPDVSKYELSKSAGVYHFPRVSCAAASADEADLDPHVAELPPRPLLERLAKELRRRLGLRLFNLDIIREHGTRDNYYVIDINYFPGYGKMPEYEHIFTDFLLSLVESK is encoded by the exons ATGGGAGGCGAGGTGGCGTACCTCACTGTGGGGGAGAAGGAGGGGTGTGATGAGGGGAAAATAGCGGCGGCGGAGAGGAAGTATTCGGCGCCTTCGGTGGGCGGTGGCGGGTTGGCGCCGCCGCCGAAGaaagtggtggtggtggggtaTGCGCTTACGTCTAAGAAAGTTAAGAGCTTTTTGCAGCCCAAGTTTGAACGCTTAGCGAG GAACAAGGGAATCCTGTTTGTGGCTATTGATCAAAGCAAACCTCTTTCAGAACAAGGTCCTTTCGACATTGTGTTGCATAAG TTATCTGGAAAAGAATGGCGGCGAGTACTAGAG GATTATTGGAATGAACATCCTGAGGTCACAGTTCTTGACCCTCCTCGAGCCATACAGCAAGTACATAATCGTCAATCCATGCTTCAAGATGTTGCCGACCTGAATCTGTCTGACCGTTATG GAAAAGTCGGTGTTCCTAAACAGTTGGTTATCAAGAAAGACCCATCATCTATTCCTGGTGCTGTGAGCAAGGCAGGCCTGAGGCTACCAATTG TGGCAAAACCTTTGGTTGCAAAGTCACACGAACTGTCTCTTGCCTATGATGAGTTCTCTCTCCAGAAGCTGGAGCCACCACTAGTTTTACAGGAATTCATTAATCATG GAGGTGTGCTATTCAAGGTGTATATTGTTGGTGAAGCAATAAAAGTGGTCAGGCGTTATTCCTTACCCGATGTTAGCAAATATGAACTGTCAAAGAGTGCTGGTGTTTACCACTTTCCAAGAGTTTCTTGTGCTGCTGCATCTGCTGATGAAGCTGACTTGGATCCTCATGTAGCTG AGCTCCCACCACGGCCATTGCTCGAGAGATTGGCTAAAGAACTACGACGAAGACTG GGTCTTCGGCTATTCAACTTGGATATAATCAGAGAGCATGGAACTCGAGACAACTATTATGTGATAGATATAAACTATTTTCCAG GATATGGAAAAATGCCAGAATACGAGCACATATTTACAGATTTCCTCCTGAGCCTAGTCGAAAGCAAGTAG
- the LOC121757919 gene encoding 50S ribosomal protein 6, chloroplastic-like — MSVSAIFGTRLALPPPSAAAATKAFPPPPSRLSVGSGGLAIECSSRPQKKATKHHMKSRPRKSRPSDIRRGPAVYPPLPPLPSEWTLVSDDSAVAACCPVRVK; from the coding sequence atgtCAGTTTCAGCCATTTTCGGCACAAGATTGGCGCTTCCGcccccctccgccgccgcagcaACCAAGGCTTTCCCACCGCCACCGAGCCGCCTATCGGTCGGCAGCGGCGGGCTGGCGATCGAGTGCTCTTCCAGACCGCAGAAAAAGGCGACGAAGCATCACATGAAGTCCCGCCCCCGCAAGAGCCGGCCTTCCGACATACGCCGTGGCCCCGCCGTGTACCCCCCGCTCCCACCTCTCCCCTCGGAATGGACTCTCGTCTCCGACGACTCCGCCGTCGCAGCCTGCTGTCCAGTCCGAGTGAAGTAA
- the LOC121758708 gene encoding ATPase MORC2-like isoform X2: protein MTGFVMGDHFMEDTPIGEGCSQTLFKLTKDKRIISCAACVNPPSQMPAVWDITSIVRKDKVRFLSSLPGFSIIPACEDSHQEKEWGQFLDFLQKHNRVAISNFGLFEFYILPPLERSRSDLATVRYKGKTSKTSPGVADSDQISPPTSQSQAGEVAMSISNLSQDKYSPKIHCAEVNGDSSSDLSAKASSQLGNSVETVKSFQRNYVTAHPSYLKTLGQAHSSWIFGAVAELVDNARDAKATKLEIAINKFYSKIACKEIPMLSLIDDGHGMSHADIQRMVSFGHGKTEVDDPNHIGMYGIGFKTGTMRLGKDALVLTQTTNSRSIAFLSQSLNEGKDNLEIPIVSYRRVGQSMEVDTDVQNKDAAKLYLKIIKRYSPFDKYLIGEKVGVFGADGTGTQIYIWNLDEWGSDYSLKWEAGFTGGSSFHQGGIFIRSRRTRCRPGQMSLSVPLDYCLKSYLEVIFLDPRMKIYVQGALVRSRPLAKSLSKTTVENGTILGKPVQLTLGCSQLEWEQANSGIFLYWHGRLIEAYKRVGSMIHNGDCGRGIIGVADVTKIMDDENGCVWVHSNKQGFQDCEAYVELEQWLGEKANEYIDKYVDKIQLRKGNASVKPDHEWVQCDKCRKWRMLSTDFESKTLPSQWFCYMMPFNGLCDTPEESITGGTITISTKRHGYNTKDPRNGFREREAIKSEGISNYASDSEEDDLKVSVKRQMRSSLPRFCKKNG from the exons ATGACTGGATTTGTAATGGGGGATCATTTCATGGAAGATACTCCAATTGGAGAAG GGTGTTCCCAGACTCTTTTTAAACtgacaaaggataaaagaatTATAAGTTGTGCAGCATGTGTCAATCCACCCAGCCAAAT GCCTGCAGTTTGGGACATAACTTCCATTGTCAGGAAAGACAAGGTCAGATTTCTATCTTCACTGCCTGGTTTTTCTATAATACCAGCCTGTGAAGATTCCCATCAGGAAAAAGAATGGGGGCAGTTCTTGGATTTCCTTCAGAAGCATAACAGG GTTGCTATATCCAACTTCGGATTGTTTGAATTCTACATACTACCTCCCCTTGAACGCTCAAGATCTGACCTTGCAACTGTTCGATACAAAGGGAAAACATCAAAAACATCTCCAG GGGTTGCTGATTCTGATCAAATATCTCCGCCTACATCTCAATCTCAGGCTGGTGAGGTTGCTATGTCGATCTCAAACCTTTCTCAGGATAAATATTCTCCTAAGATACATTGTGCAGAAGTAAATGGAGATTCCTCTTCTGATTTGTCAGCTAAAGCTAGCAGTCAATTAGGAAATTCTGTTGAAACAGTTAAATCCTTTCAGAGAAATTATGTAACAGCACATCCCAGTTATCTGAAAACACTTGGTCAAGCACATTCCAGTTGGATATTTGGGGCAGTTGCTGAGCTTGTTGATAATGCAAGGGATGCAAAAGCAACCAA ACTGGAAATCGCTATCAATAAGTTCTATTCTAAAATTGCTTGCAAAGAAATTCCTATGTTATCATTGATCGATGATGGCCATGGAATGAGCCATGCAGATATCCAAAGAATGGTATCATTTGGCCACGGGAAAACTGAAGTAGATGACCCCAATCATATTGGAATGTATGGAATTGGGTTTAAG ACTGGCACTATGCGACTAGGAAAGGATGCCTTGGTTCTGACCCAGACAACTAACTCCAGATCAATTGCATTCCTCTCGCAGTCGCTGAATGAAGGCAAAGAT AATCTGGAGATACCCATTGTAAGCTACCGCAGAGTTGGGCAATCCATGGAAGTGGACACAGATGTCCAGAATAaggatgcggctaagttgtacttgaagattattaaaagatattccccatttgataagtatcttattggtgaaaaagtgggtgtctttggggcagatggtactggaacacaaatttatatatggaatctggatgaatggggatcagattatagtttaaaatgggaagctgggttcactggcgggagttcgtttcatcAGGGTGGTATATTCATTCGGTCAAGGAGGACAAGATGCCGTCCAGGGCAAATGTCTTTGTCG GTTCCTTTGGACTACTGTCTGAAATCGTATTTGGAGGTGATATTCTTAGATCCAAGGATGAAGATCTATGTACAGGGAGCACTG GTTAGAAGTCGACCCCTTGCAAAATCATTGAGTAAGACTACTGTTGAAAATGGCACCATCTTAGGAAAACCAGTTCAACTTACTCTTGGCTGTTCTCAATTGGAATGGGAGCAAGCAAATAgtggaatatttttatattggCATGGACGTTTAATTGAG GCTTATAAGAGAGTTGGAAGCATGATTCACAATGGAGATTGTGGACGTGGCATCATTGGTGTGGCTGATGTTACTAAAATAATG GACGATGAGAATGGTTGTGTCTGGGTGCACAGCAACAAGCAAGGGTTCCAAGACTGTGAAGCCTATGTTGAACTGGAGCAGTGGCTGGGTGAAAAAGCGAATGAATATATAGACAAATATGTTGATAAGATTCAATTG AGAAAGGGTAATGCGTCAGTCAAACCTGATCATGAGTGGGTGCAGTGTGACAAATGCAGAAAATGGAGGATGCTAAGCACTGATTTTGAAAGCAAGACATTACCTTCACAATG GTTCTGTTACATGATGCCTTTTAATGGTCTCTGTGATACACCAGAAGAATCAATCACAGGTGGAACAATTACAATATCAACCAAGCGCCACGGTTACAACACAAAAGATCCAAGAAACGGCTTTCGTGAAAGAGAAGCCATTAAATCAGAAG GCATTAGTAACTATGCTAGTGATTCGGAAGAGGACGATTTGAAGGTCTCTGTAAAGCGGCAGATGCGATCATCTCTTCCAAGGTTCTGTAAGAAGAACGGATGA
- the LOC121758708 gene encoding ATPase MORC2-like isoform X3 — protein sequence MTGFVMGDHFMEDTPIGEGCSQTLFKLTKDKRIISCAACVNPPSQMPAVWDITSIVRKDKVRFLSSLPGFSIIPACEDSHQEKEWGQFLDFLQKHNRVAISNFGLFEFYILPPLERSRSDLATVRYKGKTSKTSPAGAGVADSDQISPPTSQSQAAKASSQLGNSVETVKSFQRNYVTAHPSYLKTLGQAHSSWIFGAVAELVDNARDAKATKLEIAINKFYSKIACKEIPMLSLIDDGHGMSHADIQRMVSFGHGKTEVDDPNHIGMYGIGFKTGTMRLGKDALVLTQTTNSRSIAFLSQSLNEGKDNLEIPIVSYRRVGQSMEVDTDVQNKDAAKLYLKIIKRYSPFDKYLIGEKVGVFGADGTGTQIYIWNLDEWGSDYSLKWEAGFTGGSSFHQGGIFIRSRRTRCRPGQMSLSVPLDYCLKSYLEVIFLDPRMKIYVQGALVRSRPLAKSLSKTTVENGTILGKPVQLTLGCSQLEWEQANSGIFLYWHGRLIEAYKRVGSMIHNGDCGRGIIGVADVTKIMDDENGCVWVHSNKQGFQDCEAYVELEQWLGEKANEYIDKYVDKIQLRKGNASVKPDHEWVQCDKCRKWRMLSTDFESKTLPSQWFCYMMPFNGLCDTPEESITGGTITISTKRHGYNTKDPRNGFREREAIKSEGISNYASDSEEDDLKVSVKRQMRSSLPRFCKKNG from the exons ATGACTGGATTTGTAATGGGGGATCATTTCATGGAAGATACTCCAATTGGAGAAG GGTGTTCCCAGACTCTTTTTAAACtgacaaaggataaaagaatTATAAGTTGTGCAGCATGTGTCAATCCACCCAGCCAAAT GCCTGCAGTTTGGGACATAACTTCCATTGTCAGGAAAGACAAGGTCAGATTTCTATCTTCACTGCCTGGTTTTTCTATAATACCAGCCTGTGAAGATTCCCATCAGGAAAAAGAATGGGGGCAGTTCTTGGATTTCCTTCAGAAGCATAACAGG GTTGCTATATCCAACTTCGGATTGTTTGAATTCTACATACTACCTCCCCTTGAACGCTCAAGATCTGACCTTGCAACTGTTCGATACAAAGGGAAAACATCAAAAACATCTCCAG CTGGAGCAGGGGTTGCTGATTCTGATCAAATATCTCCGCCTACATCTCAATCTCAGGCTG CTAAAGCTAGCAGTCAATTAGGAAATTCTGTTGAAACAGTTAAATCCTTTCAGAGAAATTATGTAACAGCACATCCCAGTTATCTGAAAACACTTGGTCAAGCACATTCCAGTTGGATATTTGGGGCAGTTGCTGAGCTTGTTGATAATGCAAGGGATGCAAAAGCAACCAA ACTGGAAATCGCTATCAATAAGTTCTATTCTAAAATTGCTTGCAAAGAAATTCCTATGTTATCATTGATCGATGATGGCCATGGAATGAGCCATGCAGATATCCAAAGAATGGTATCATTTGGCCACGGGAAAACTGAAGTAGATGACCCCAATCATATTGGAATGTATGGAATTGGGTTTAAG ACTGGCACTATGCGACTAGGAAAGGATGCCTTGGTTCTGACCCAGACAACTAACTCCAGATCAATTGCATTCCTCTCGCAGTCGCTGAATGAAGGCAAAGAT AATCTGGAGATACCCATTGTAAGCTACCGCAGAGTTGGGCAATCCATGGAAGTGGACACAGATGTCCAGAATAaggatgcggctaagttgtacttgaagattattaaaagatattccccatttgataagtatcttattggtgaaaaagtgggtgtctttggggcagatggtactggaacacaaatttatatatggaatctggatgaatggggatcagattatagtttaaaatgggaagctgggttcactggcgggagttcgtttcatcAGGGTGGTATATTCATTCGGTCAAGGAGGACAAGATGCCGTCCAGGGCAAATGTCTTTGTCG GTTCCTTTGGACTACTGTCTGAAATCGTATTTGGAGGTGATATTCTTAGATCCAAGGATGAAGATCTATGTACAGGGAGCACTG GTTAGAAGTCGACCCCTTGCAAAATCATTGAGTAAGACTACTGTTGAAAATGGCACCATCTTAGGAAAACCAGTTCAACTTACTCTTGGCTGTTCTCAATTGGAATGGGAGCAAGCAAATAgtggaatatttttatattggCATGGACGTTTAATTGAG GCTTATAAGAGAGTTGGAAGCATGATTCACAATGGAGATTGTGGACGTGGCATCATTGGTGTGGCTGATGTTACTAAAATAATG GACGATGAGAATGGTTGTGTCTGGGTGCACAGCAACAAGCAAGGGTTCCAAGACTGTGAAGCCTATGTTGAACTGGAGCAGTGGCTGGGTGAAAAAGCGAATGAATATATAGACAAATATGTTGATAAGATTCAATTG AGAAAGGGTAATGCGTCAGTCAAACCTGATCATGAGTGGGTGCAGTGTGACAAATGCAGAAAATGGAGGATGCTAAGCACTGATTTTGAAAGCAAGACATTACCTTCACAATG GTTCTGTTACATGATGCCTTTTAATGGTCTCTGTGATACACCAGAAGAATCAATCACAGGTGGAACAATTACAATATCAACCAAGCGCCACGGTTACAACACAAAAGATCCAAGAAACGGCTTTCGTGAAAGAGAAGCCATTAAATCAGAAG GCATTAGTAACTATGCTAGTGATTCGGAAGAGGACGATTTGAAGGTCTCTGTAAAGCGGCAGATGCGATCATCTCTTCCAAGGTTCTGTAAGAAGAACGGATGA
- the LOC121758708 gene encoding ATPase MORC2-like isoform X1, whose product MTGFVMGDHFMEDTPIGEGCSQTLFKLTKDKRIISCAACVNPPSQMPAVWDITSIVRKDKVRFLSSLPGFSIIPACEDSHQEKEWGQFLDFLQKHNRVAISNFGLFEFYILPPLERSRSDLATVRYKGKTSKTSPAGAGVADSDQISPPTSQSQAGEVAMSISNLSQDKYSPKIHCAEVNGDSSSDLSAKASSQLGNSVETVKSFQRNYVTAHPSYLKTLGQAHSSWIFGAVAELVDNARDAKATKLEIAINKFYSKIACKEIPMLSLIDDGHGMSHADIQRMVSFGHGKTEVDDPNHIGMYGIGFKTGTMRLGKDALVLTQTTNSRSIAFLSQSLNEGKDNLEIPIVSYRRVGQSMEVDTDVQNKDAAKLYLKIIKRYSPFDKYLIGEKVGVFGADGTGTQIYIWNLDEWGSDYSLKWEAGFTGGSSFHQGGIFIRSRRTRCRPGQMSLSVPLDYCLKSYLEVIFLDPRMKIYVQGALVRSRPLAKSLSKTTVENGTILGKPVQLTLGCSQLEWEQANSGIFLYWHGRLIEAYKRVGSMIHNGDCGRGIIGVADVTKIMDDENGCVWVHSNKQGFQDCEAYVELEQWLGEKANEYIDKYVDKIQLRKGNASVKPDHEWVQCDKCRKWRMLSTDFESKTLPSQWFCYMMPFNGLCDTPEESITGGTITISTKRHGYNTKDPRNGFREREAIKSEGISNYASDSEEDDLKVSVKRQMRSSLPRFCKKNG is encoded by the exons ATGACTGGATTTGTAATGGGGGATCATTTCATGGAAGATACTCCAATTGGAGAAG GGTGTTCCCAGACTCTTTTTAAACtgacaaaggataaaagaatTATAAGTTGTGCAGCATGTGTCAATCCACCCAGCCAAAT GCCTGCAGTTTGGGACATAACTTCCATTGTCAGGAAAGACAAGGTCAGATTTCTATCTTCACTGCCTGGTTTTTCTATAATACCAGCCTGTGAAGATTCCCATCAGGAAAAAGAATGGGGGCAGTTCTTGGATTTCCTTCAGAAGCATAACAGG GTTGCTATATCCAACTTCGGATTGTTTGAATTCTACATACTACCTCCCCTTGAACGCTCAAGATCTGACCTTGCAACTGTTCGATACAAAGGGAAAACATCAAAAACATCTCCAG CTGGAGCAGGGGTTGCTGATTCTGATCAAATATCTCCGCCTACATCTCAATCTCAGGCTGGTGAGGTTGCTATGTCGATCTCAAACCTTTCTCAGGATAAATATTCTCCTAAGATACATTGTGCAGAAGTAAATGGAGATTCCTCTTCTGATTTGTCAGCTAAAGCTAGCAGTCAATTAGGAAATTCTGTTGAAACAGTTAAATCCTTTCAGAGAAATTATGTAACAGCACATCCCAGTTATCTGAAAACACTTGGTCAAGCACATTCCAGTTGGATATTTGGGGCAGTTGCTGAGCTTGTTGATAATGCAAGGGATGCAAAAGCAACCAA ACTGGAAATCGCTATCAATAAGTTCTATTCTAAAATTGCTTGCAAAGAAATTCCTATGTTATCATTGATCGATGATGGCCATGGAATGAGCCATGCAGATATCCAAAGAATGGTATCATTTGGCCACGGGAAAACTGAAGTAGATGACCCCAATCATATTGGAATGTATGGAATTGGGTTTAAG ACTGGCACTATGCGACTAGGAAAGGATGCCTTGGTTCTGACCCAGACAACTAACTCCAGATCAATTGCATTCCTCTCGCAGTCGCTGAATGAAGGCAAAGAT AATCTGGAGATACCCATTGTAAGCTACCGCAGAGTTGGGCAATCCATGGAAGTGGACACAGATGTCCAGAATAaggatgcggctaagttgtacttgaagattattaaaagatattccccatttgataagtatcttattggtgaaaaagtgggtgtctttggggcagatggtactggaacacaaatttatatatggaatctggatgaatggggatcagattatagtttaaaatgggaagctgggttcactggcgggagttcgtttcatcAGGGTGGTATATTCATTCGGTCAAGGAGGACAAGATGCCGTCCAGGGCAAATGTCTTTGTCG GTTCCTTTGGACTACTGTCTGAAATCGTATTTGGAGGTGATATTCTTAGATCCAAGGATGAAGATCTATGTACAGGGAGCACTG GTTAGAAGTCGACCCCTTGCAAAATCATTGAGTAAGACTACTGTTGAAAATGGCACCATCTTAGGAAAACCAGTTCAACTTACTCTTGGCTGTTCTCAATTGGAATGGGAGCAAGCAAATAgtggaatatttttatattggCATGGACGTTTAATTGAG GCTTATAAGAGAGTTGGAAGCATGATTCACAATGGAGATTGTGGACGTGGCATCATTGGTGTGGCTGATGTTACTAAAATAATG GACGATGAGAATGGTTGTGTCTGGGTGCACAGCAACAAGCAAGGGTTCCAAGACTGTGAAGCCTATGTTGAACTGGAGCAGTGGCTGGGTGAAAAAGCGAATGAATATATAGACAAATATGTTGATAAGATTCAATTG AGAAAGGGTAATGCGTCAGTCAAACCTGATCATGAGTGGGTGCAGTGTGACAAATGCAGAAAATGGAGGATGCTAAGCACTGATTTTGAAAGCAAGACATTACCTTCACAATG GTTCTGTTACATGATGCCTTTTAATGGTCTCTGTGATACACCAGAAGAATCAATCACAGGTGGAACAATTACAATATCAACCAAGCGCCACGGTTACAACACAAAAGATCCAAGAAACGGCTTTCGTGAAAGAGAAGCCATTAAATCAGAAG GCATTAGTAACTATGCTAGTGATTCGGAAGAGGACGATTTGAAGGTCTCTGTAAAGCGGCAGATGCGATCATCTCTTCCAAGGTTCTGTAAGAAGAACGGATGA
- the LOC121758708 gene encoding ATPase MORC2-like isoform X4: MTGFVMGDHFMEDTPIGEGCSQTLFKLTKDKRIISCAACVNPPSQMPAVWDITSIVRKDKVRFLSSLPGFSIIPACEDSHQEKEWGQFLDFLQKHNRVAISNFGLFEFYILPPLERSRSDLATVRYKGKTSKTSPGVADSDQISPPTSQSQAAKASSQLGNSVETVKSFQRNYVTAHPSYLKTLGQAHSSWIFGAVAELVDNARDAKATKLEIAINKFYSKIACKEIPMLSLIDDGHGMSHADIQRMVSFGHGKTEVDDPNHIGMYGIGFKTGTMRLGKDALVLTQTTNSRSIAFLSQSLNEGKDNLEIPIVSYRRVGQSMEVDTDVQNKDAAKLYLKIIKRYSPFDKYLIGEKVGVFGADGTGTQIYIWNLDEWGSDYSLKWEAGFTGGSSFHQGGIFIRSRRTRCRPGQMSLSVPLDYCLKSYLEVIFLDPRMKIYVQGALVRSRPLAKSLSKTTVENGTILGKPVQLTLGCSQLEWEQANSGIFLYWHGRLIEAYKRVGSMIHNGDCGRGIIGVADVTKIMDDENGCVWVHSNKQGFQDCEAYVELEQWLGEKANEYIDKYVDKIQLRKGNASVKPDHEWVQCDKCRKWRMLSTDFESKTLPSQWFCYMMPFNGLCDTPEESITGGTITISTKRHGYNTKDPRNGFREREAIKSEGISNYASDSEEDDLKVSVKRQMRSSLPRFCKKNG; this comes from the exons ATGACTGGATTTGTAATGGGGGATCATTTCATGGAAGATACTCCAATTGGAGAAG GGTGTTCCCAGACTCTTTTTAAACtgacaaaggataaaagaatTATAAGTTGTGCAGCATGTGTCAATCCACCCAGCCAAAT GCCTGCAGTTTGGGACATAACTTCCATTGTCAGGAAAGACAAGGTCAGATTTCTATCTTCACTGCCTGGTTTTTCTATAATACCAGCCTGTGAAGATTCCCATCAGGAAAAAGAATGGGGGCAGTTCTTGGATTTCCTTCAGAAGCATAACAGG GTTGCTATATCCAACTTCGGATTGTTTGAATTCTACATACTACCTCCCCTTGAACGCTCAAGATCTGACCTTGCAACTGTTCGATACAAAGGGAAAACATCAAAAACATCTCCAG GGGTTGCTGATTCTGATCAAATATCTCCGCCTACATCTCAATCTCAGGCTG CTAAAGCTAGCAGTCAATTAGGAAATTCTGTTGAAACAGTTAAATCCTTTCAGAGAAATTATGTAACAGCACATCCCAGTTATCTGAAAACACTTGGTCAAGCACATTCCAGTTGGATATTTGGGGCAGTTGCTGAGCTTGTTGATAATGCAAGGGATGCAAAAGCAACCAA ACTGGAAATCGCTATCAATAAGTTCTATTCTAAAATTGCTTGCAAAGAAATTCCTATGTTATCATTGATCGATGATGGCCATGGAATGAGCCATGCAGATATCCAAAGAATGGTATCATTTGGCCACGGGAAAACTGAAGTAGATGACCCCAATCATATTGGAATGTATGGAATTGGGTTTAAG ACTGGCACTATGCGACTAGGAAAGGATGCCTTGGTTCTGACCCAGACAACTAACTCCAGATCAATTGCATTCCTCTCGCAGTCGCTGAATGAAGGCAAAGAT AATCTGGAGATACCCATTGTAAGCTACCGCAGAGTTGGGCAATCCATGGAAGTGGACACAGATGTCCAGAATAaggatgcggctaagttgtacttgaagattattaaaagatattccccatttgataagtatcttattggtgaaaaagtgggtgtctttggggcagatggtactggaacacaaatttatatatggaatctggatgaatggggatcagattatagtttaaaatgggaagctgggttcactggcgggagttcgtttcatcAGGGTGGTATATTCATTCGGTCAAGGAGGACAAGATGCCGTCCAGGGCAAATGTCTTTGTCG GTTCCTTTGGACTACTGTCTGAAATCGTATTTGGAGGTGATATTCTTAGATCCAAGGATGAAGATCTATGTACAGGGAGCACTG GTTAGAAGTCGACCCCTTGCAAAATCATTGAGTAAGACTACTGTTGAAAATGGCACCATCTTAGGAAAACCAGTTCAACTTACTCTTGGCTGTTCTCAATTGGAATGGGAGCAAGCAAATAgtggaatatttttatattggCATGGACGTTTAATTGAG GCTTATAAGAGAGTTGGAAGCATGATTCACAATGGAGATTGTGGACGTGGCATCATTGGTGTGGCTGATGTTACTAAAATAATG GACGATGAGAATGGTTGTGTCTGGGTGCACAGCAACAAGCAAGGGTTCCAAGACTGTGAAGCCTATGTTGAACTGGAGCAGTGGCTGGGTGAAAAAGCGAATGAATATATAGACAAATATGTTGATAAGATTCAATTG AGAAAGGGTAATGCGTCAGTCAAACCTGATCATGAGTGGGTGCAGTGTGACAAATGCAGAAAATGGAGGATGCTAAGCACTGATTTTGAAAGCAAGACATTACCTTCACAATG GTTCTGTTACATGATGCCTTTTAATGGTCTCTGTGATACACCAGAAGAATCAATCACAGGTGGAACAATTACAATATCAACCAAGCGCCACGGTTACAACACAAAAGATCCAAGAAACGGCTTTCGTGAAAGAGAAGCCATTAAATCAGAAG GCATTAGTAACTATGCTAGTGATTCGGAAGAGGACGATTTGAAGGTCTCTGTAAAGCGGCAGATGCGATCATCTCTTCCAAGGTTCTGTAAGAAGAACGGATGA
- the LOC121758485 gene encoding EPIDERMAL PATTERNING FACTOR-like protein 2, whose amino-acid sequence MACMKFKYLLALEFLLLLTLSPLHFMVEGRQISKLSNDLTMKISEEKVLKMRLLIGSKPPRCDGKKRKSCGNCEAVQVPIVTPKKIIFQKQLYSPRINIIAYSRGDYISNYKPMCWKCKCGDLYFSPGEA is encoded by the exons atggCATGCATGAAATTCAAATATCTGCTGGCATTGGAGTTTTTGTTATTACTAACTTTGAGTCCACTCCATTTCATGGTTGAAG GAAGACAAATCTCCAAACTGTCTAATGATCTCACAATG AAAATAAGTGAAGAAAAGGTGCTCAAAATGAGGCTATTGATAGGATCAAAGCCTCCAAGATGTGATGGTAAAAAACGTAAATCTTGTGGCAATTGCGAGGCAGTTCAGGTTCCAATTGTGACACCAAAGAAAATCATTTTCCAAAAACAATTATATTCTCCAAGAATTAATATTATTGCATATTCAAGAGGAGATTACATTTCGAATTATAAGCCAATGTGTTGGAAATGTAAATGTGGAGATTTATATTTCAGCCCTGGAGAGGCCTAA